One stretch of Micromonospora echinospora DNA includes these proteins:
- a CDS encoding phosphatidylserine decarboxylase — MTQSPAVRVTGPSGAVRIGERAARTLVSEFARRNDPKAGLLVGATPESAVLAAAIEALLPGDRLTVVPAEGSATAALREHVTAQGRWVADRVRVVDTLAEADTAAVVVVAEPFTGTAEQARAAVDGLTKYLADGAVLSVAAPLFRTEGADGELDRQGVLHGVRTDLVLRNTPPVRVHHLRFTPAPVALAASLSPAYRPSSVPLTRGMHIDSNGVAAAGITLGLAALTRAARPKSNLWLLPALAAAPVAAFFRDPERDVPEDPSAVVASADGQVLSVQRLQDERFGDGEWLRIAVFLSVLDVHVNRAPVAGKVVDYFVADGGFVNAMKPDAEHNVAAYTVLDTDHGTVVVAQRTGLIARRIVQRAPVGSLLARGERFGLIRFGSRTDVYLPADAADPLVGPGDKVVGGATVIARWR; from the coding sequence ATGACCCAGTCCCCCGCCGTGCGCGTCACCGGTCCCTCCGGTGCGGTCCGCATCGGCGAGCGCGCCGCCCGCACGCTCGTCAGCGAGTTCGCCCGGCGCAACGACCCGAAGGCCGGCCTGCTGGTCGGCGCGACCCCGGAGTCCGCGGTTCTGGCCGCGGCGATCGAGGCGCTGCTCCCCGGCGACCGGCTCACAGTGGTGCCGGCGGAGGGCAGCGCGACAGCGGCGCTGCGGGAGCACGTGACCGCGCAGGGCCGCTGGGTCGCCGACCGGGTACGCGTGGTCGACACCCTCGCCGAGGCGGACACCGCCGCCGTGGTGGTCGTCGCCGAGCCGTTCACCGGCACCGCCGAGCAGGCGCGCGCCGCTGTCGACGGGCTGACGAAATACCTGGCCGACGGCGCGGTGCTGAGCGTCGCCGCGCCGCTGTTCCGCACCGAGGGCGCGGACGGCGAACTGGACCGGCAGGGCGTGCTGCACGGCGTGCGCACCGACCTGGTGCTGCGCAACACCCCGCCGGTACGCGTGCACCACCTGCGTTTCACCCCGGCGCCGGTCGCGCTCGCGGCCTCGCTGTCCCCGGCGTACCGGCCGTCGAGCGTGCCGCTGACCCGGGGCATGCACATCGACTCCAACGGGGTGGCCGCCGCCGGCATCACGCTCGGCCTGGCCGCCCTGACCCGCGCCGCCCGGCCGAAGTCGAATCTCTGGCTGCTGCCGGCGCTGGCCGCCGCGCCGGTGGCCGCGTTCTTCCGGGACCCGGAGCGGGACGTGCCGGAGGACCCGTCGGCGGTGGTCGCCTCGGCGGACGGCCAGGTGCTCTCCGTGCAGCGCCTGCAGGACGAGCGCTTCGGCGACGGCGAGTGGCTGCGGATCGCGGTGTTCCTGTCGGTGCTGGACGTGCACGTCAACCGCGCCCCGGTGGCCGGCAAGGTGGTCGACTACTTCGTCGCCGACGGCGGGTTCGTCAACGCCATGAAGCCGGACGCCGAGCACAACGTGGCGGCGTACACGGTGCTGGACACCGACCACGGCACCGTGGTCGTGGCGCAGCGCACCGGGCTGATCGCCCGCCGGATCGTGCAGCGGGCGCCGGTCGGCTCGCTGCTGGCGCGGGGCGAGCGCTTCGGCCTGATCCGGTTCGGCTCGCGGACCGACGTCTACCTGCCGGCCGACGCGGCGGACCCGCTCGTCGGCCCGGGCGACAAGGTGGTCGGCGGCGCGACGGTCATCGCCCGCTGGCGCTGA
- a CDS encoding CDP-alcohol phosphatidyltransferase family protein, translated as MRRSSTFARQVLLVRVGRRDGAAVPGTDLVTPDHRYADRQRLRYGRLDTDIEAVRPVSPALAPAAPVDDESPAMSIPLLPGERTAARRAKFALVNACTLSSLMLGMLAIFLAMRGDVQVAAIFLIACVAFDGLDGALARKLGVASPFGAQMDSLADMCSFGLAAPVVVYASLAGSAPPAAAAVSCALVAACAAVRLARFNVSPKDGRFFCGVPTTMAAAVLALTVAIGVPVPGLVMVAAVALLAFAMVSSFPYAKLARLLKLPPWLWLAPVIGALVDIRLTFALVVVGYLVSGPLLWLHQRRTA; from the coding sequence TTGCGCCGCAGCAGTACGTTCGCCCGCCAGGTGCTACTGGTCCGGGTGGGCCGCCGGGACGGCGCGGCCGTTCCGGGGACCGACCTGGTCACCCCCGACCACCGTTACGCCGACCGCCAGCGCCTCCGCTACGGCCGGCTCGACACCGACATCGAGGCGGTACGCCCGGTCAGCCCGGCGCTCGCGCCGGCCGCTCCGGTCGACGACGAGTCCCCGGCGATGTCGATCCCGCTCCTGCCGGGTGAGCGCACCGCCGCCCGCCGGGCCAAGTTCGCGCTCGTCAACGCGTGCACGCTGAGCAGCCTCATGCTCGGCATGCTGGCCATCTTCCTGGCCATGCGCGGTGACGTGCAGGTCGCGGCGATCTTCCTGATCGCCTGCGTGGCCTTCGACGGCCTCGACGGCGCGCTGGCCCGCAAGCTCGGTGTGGCCAGCCCGTTCGGCGCGCAGATGGACTCGCTCGCCGACATGTGCTCCTTCGGCCTCGCCGCGCCGGTCGTGGTCTACGCCTCGCTCGCCGGTTCCGCGCCCCCGGCGGCCGCCGCCGTCTCCTGCGCGCTCGTCGCCGCGTGCGCGGCGGTCCGGCTCGCCCGGTTCAACGTCTCGCCGAAGGACGGCCGCTTCTTCTGCGGCGTGCCGACCACCATGGCGGCAGCAGTGCTCGCCCTGACCGTGGCCATCGGCGTGCCGGTCCCCGGCCTGGTGATGGTGGCCGCCGTGGCGCTGCTCGCCTTCGCGATGGTGTCGAGCTTCCCGTACGCCAAGCTCGCCCGGCTGCTGAAGCTGCCGCCGTGGCTCTGGCTGGCCCCGGTGATCGGCGCGCTCGTCGACATCCGGCTCACGTTCGCCCTCGTGGTGGTGGGCTACCTGGTCAGCGGGCCGCTGCTCTGGCTGCACCAGCGCCGTACCGCCTGA
- a CDS encoding peptide ABC transporter substrate-binding protein — translation MRVSKRASGALAVGAAFALVASGCSSGNNDGGDAGASSDGAIVIDGTQPENPLVPANTTETGGGAIIDWMWSGLVEYPNNGGAPQNLLAESIETSDSKVFKIKIKQNTKFHDGTTVKAESFVKAWNWAAYGPNGAQNASFFSDIQGFDEVYTEDPDGPDGAQKAPEPAKKDMSGLKVVDDWNFEVTLNAPTAVFPTKLGYSAFVPLPDAFFSTTPAEFGKKPIGNGPVKLVSWQDDVEIKLTRFDDYSLRDKMKVKDVTVKIYQDDTAAYNDLLAGNLDFQQQVPVSALAGEKWKTDLGERAMASTTPSTGIIAFPIYDARFKDPKLRKAISLSIDRQAITDKIFFGTRKPADSWANPLTPGAEPGNCTACKFDVAQAKQLYAESGGFKGKLTLSYNADASHKEWMEAVAQQIKTNLGIDAVAVGVPTFAVFRANINAYKMTGAYRAGWQQDYPDVENWINPLYVTGGSSNDGKYSNPQVDALSKEATAAPSIEEAHKKFAEAVKLIDQDVPTMPIYFGGQQSGHSEKIKKLELTNVGELDITSVEL, via the coding sequence ATGAGAGTCTCGAAGCGGGCGAGCGGCGCGCTCGCGGTGGGCGCGGCATTCGCGCTCGTCGCGTCCGGCTGCTCCAGCGGGAACAACGACGGTGGCGACGCCGGCGCCAGCTCGGACGGCGCGATCGTCATCGACGGTACCCAGCCGGAGAACCCCCTGGTTCCGGCGAACACCACCGAGACCGGTGGCGGCGCGATCATCGACTGGATGTGGAGCGGTCTGGTCGAGTACCCCAACAACGGTGGGGCGCCGCAGAACCTGCTCGCCGAGTCGATCGAGACGAGCGACTCGAAGGTCTTCAAGATCAAGATCAAGCAGAACACCAAGTTCCACGACGGCACCACCGTCAAGGCCGAGAGCTTCGTCAAGGCCTGGAACTGGGCGGCGTACGGCCCGAACGGCGCGCAGAACGCCTCCTTCTTCTCCGACATCCAGGGCTTCGACGAGGTCTACACCGAGGACCCGGACGGCCCGGACGGCGCGCAGAAGGCTCCGGAGCCGGCCAAGAAGGACATGTCCGGCCTCAAGGTCGTCGACGACTGGAACTTCGAGGTCACGCTGAACGCGCCGACCGCCGTGTTCCCGACCAAGCTCGGCTACAGCGCCTTCGTGCCGCTGCCGGACGCCTTCTTCTCCACCACTCCGGCGGAGTTCGGCAAGAAGCCGATCGGTAACGGCCCGGTCAAGCTCGTCTCCTGGCAGGACGACGTCGAGATCAAGCTGACCCGCTTCGACGACTACAGCCTGCGCGACAAGATGAAGGTCAAGGACGTCACCGTCAAGATCTACCAGGACGACACGGCGGCCTACAACGACCTGCTCGCCGGCAACCTGGACTTCCAGCAGCAGGTTCCGGTCTCCGCGCTGGCCGGTGAGAAGTGGAAGACCGACCTGGGCGAGCGGGCGATGGCCTCGACCACCCCGTCGACCGGCATCATCGCCTTCCCGATCTACGACGCCCGCTTCAAGGACCCGAAGCTGCGCAAGGCGATCTCGCTGTCCATCGACCGGCAGGCGATCACCGACAAGATCTTCTTCGGTACCCGTAAGCCGGCCGACAGCTGGGCCAACCCGCTGACCCCGGGCGCCGAGCCGGGCAACTGCACCGCCTGCAAGTTCGACGTGGCCCAGGCCAAGCAGCTGTACGCCGAGTCCGGTGGCTTCAAGGGCAAGCTGACCCTGTCGTACAACGCGGACGCCAGCCACAAGGAGTGGATGGAGGCCGTCGCCCAGCAGATCAAGACCAACCTGGGCATCGACGCGGTCGCCGTCGGCGTGCCGACCTTCGCGGTCTTCCGCGCCAACATCAACGCCTACAAGATGACCGGCGCGTACCGGGCCGGCTGGCAGCAGGACTACCCGGACGTGGAGAACTGGATCAACCCGCTCTACGTCACCGGTGGTTCCTCGAACGACGGCAAGTACAGCAACCCGCAGGTGGACGCCCTCTCGAAGGAGGCCACCGCGGCCCCCAGCATCGAGGAGGCCCACAAGAAGTTCGCTGAGGCCGTCAAGCTGATCGACCAGGACGTTCCGACCATGCCGATCTACTTCGGTGGCCAGCAGTCCGGCCACTCGGAGAAGATCAAGAAGCTGGAGCTGACCAACGTCGGCGAGCTCGACATCACCTCGGTCGAGCTCTGA
- a CDS encoding ABC transporter permease: MSDPNTASIVSTPPATMPTEAGSGAPTNAGLPESAKQNKPRGLLGDAWIDLRRKPLFWISATIILVFLVMAAFPWLFTSGDAVNGSLDRSRVEPSSAAWFGYDVQGRDVYARVIYGARASIVVAVVSTVLTLLVGGTMGIIAGYRGGWVDALLSRIADIFFGLPFVLGSIVILTTFNGSGSDNGEWTIMGLVILSLSVLSWPVVMRLMRSSVLSTKEADYIVAARALGASTGRIILKHLLPNCLAPLLVYGTIMVGSFIGAEATLSFLGIGLKSPVVSWGIMISEAQNYIRVSPFLLFFPAAFLVAAVLSFVMLGEAVREALDPKLR, translated from the coding sequence ATGAGTGACCCGAATACCGCGTCGATCGTGTCGACGCCGCCCGCGACCATGCCCACCGAGGCGGGGTCGGGCGCGCCCACCAACGCGGGCCTGCCGGAGAGCGCGAAGCAGAACAAGCCGCGTGGCCTGCTCGGTGACGCCTGGATCGACCTGCGCCGCAAGCCGCTGTTCTGGATCTCGGCGACGATCATCCTGGTGTTCCTCGTGATGGCGGCCTTCCCGTGGCTGTTCACCTCCGGCGACGCGGTGAACGGCTCGCTGGACCGCAGCCGGGTCGAGCCGTCGTCGGCCGCCTGGTTCGGCTACGACGTGCAGGGCCGCGACGTCTACGCCCGGGTCATCTACGGTGCCCGCGCCTCGATCGTGGTGGCAGTGGTCTCCACCGTCCTGACGCTGCTCGTCGGCGGCACGATGGGCATCATCGCCGGCTACCGCGGCGGCTGGGTGGACGCGCTGCTGTCCCGTATCGCGGACATCTTCTTCGGCCTGCCGTTCGTGCTCGGCTCGATCGTCATCCTGACCACGTTCAACGGGTCCGGCAGCGACAACGGCGAGTGGACGATCATGGGTCTGGTCATCCTGTCCCTGAGCGTGCTGAGCTGGCCGGTGGTGATGCGGCTGATGCGGTCCTCGGTGCTCTCCACCAAGGAGGCCGACTACATCGTCGCGGCCCGCGCGCTCGGCGCCAGCACCGGCCGGATCATCCTCAAGCACCTGCTGCCGAACTGCCTGGCCCCGCTTCTGGTCTACGGCACGATCATGGTCGGCTCGTTCATCGGCGCGGAGGCCACGCTCTCGTTCCTGGGCATCGGCCTGAAGAGCCCGGTCGTCTCCTGGGGCATCATGATCAGCGAGGCGCAGAACTACATCCGGGTCTCGCCCTTCCTGCTGTTCTTCCCCGCCGCGTTCCTCGTCGCCGCCGTGCTGAGCTTCGTCATGCTCGGCGAGGCGGTCCGCGAGGCCCTCGACCCGAAGCTCCGATAG
- a CDS encoding PspC domain-containing protein translates to MTEDAARPPRPWAAAQDAPPPPPPGSAPPTDHATPPPGGAPFTGPPPGGYAPPPGAAGFTTRYGLVRPREGRYLAGVCAAIGRATNTDPVLWRVLLAVLGFFGGIGIIVYVAGWLIIPGEGDTASPVEAMLGRGRSSMSPITVIVLGIVVALGFAYVVTDGFRAILLGAVILIGGALLLNREQRGPGQRPAQPTPQPGPPPGPVPPVAWPAPPASAPGAWAAGPAGAPWTAAPTVRPEAASYAEPGYPPAGRPEPGYPPATTSEPGYPPASPSEPGHPATSEREPGRPATSEREPGLAGSGTSYPTLPAPGWPAAAGTRPGWPEPTTAALPPVSGPVADTATWPAYGAAPSWPGTRSTDAPLGGPAAVPPPGPVGAPLPPGGYRPPFAPHGPYAGSPPPRPPVRAPRPPKRPKERSPLGAITFSLIFLALGVVAMLDLLDVFPVGAAGYFAAVLATIGLGLLVGTWFGRARWLIALGLVTAAALGVATIAESYDRVRGIDGNVTWAPTDLRDLANRYENNLGDAVLDLRGINFDKQDVQVTVDVNLGNATVVVPPNVDVTTVADVNAGDATVFGRRSGGLGGRQWETTDVGADGPGGGKLRLFVHVNAGKLEVTR, encoded by the coding sequence ATGACCGAGGACGCTGCCCGTCCGCCCCGCCCCTGGGCGGCAGCACAGGACGCCCCGCCGCCGCCCCCACCGGGGTCGGCGCCCCCCACCGACCACGCGACCCCACCGCCCGGCGGCGCGCCGTTCACCGGCCCGCCACCCGGCGGGTACGCCCCGCCGCCCGGCGCTGCCGGCTTCACCACCCGGTACGGCCTGGTGCGCCCCCGCGAGGGCCGCTACCTGGCCGGGGTGTGCGCCGCCATCGGCCGGGCCACGAACACCGACCCGGTGCTGTGGCGCGTGCTGCTGGCCGTGCTCGGCTTCTTCGGCGGCATCGGCATCATCGTGTACGTCGCCGGCTGGCTGATCATCCCGGGCGAGGGCGACACCGCGTCACCTGTGGAGGCCATGCTCGGCCGCGGCCGGTCCAGCATGTCGCCGATCACAGTGATCGTGCTCGGCATCGTGGTGGCCCTCGGCTTCGCCTACGTCGTCACCGACGGCTTCCGGGCCATCCTGCTGGGCGCGGTGATCCTGATCGGCGGCGCGCTGCTGCTCAACCGCGAACAGCGCGGCCCGGGGCAGCGGCCGGCTCAGCCGACGCCGCAGCCCGGCCCGCCGCCGGGTCCGGTGCCACCGGTGGCCTGGCCCGCGCCGCCGGCCTCGGCGCCGGGCGCCTGGGCCGCAGGGCCCGCCGGGGCGCCGTGGACCGCCGCGCCGACGGTCCGCCCCGAAGCAGCGTCGTACGCCGAGCCCGGCTACCCGCCGGCCGGCCGCCCCGAGCCGGGCTACCCCCCGGCGACCACGTCCGAGCCGGGCTACCCACCCGCGTCCCCGTCCGAGCCGGGCCATCCGGCAACCTCCGAGCGCGAGCCGGGCCGTCCGGCGACGTCCGAGCGCGAGCCAGGGCTCGCGGGGTCCGGGACGAGCTACCCGACGCTGCCGGCGCCGGGCTGGCCCGCCGCGGCCGGCACCCGGCCGGGCTGGCCCGAGCCGACGACCGCAGCGCTGCCGCCGGTGAGTGGTCCGGTCGCTGACACCGCCACCTGGCCGGCCTACGGCGCGGCGCCCTCCTGGCCGGGTACCCGGAGCACCGACGCCCCGCTGGGTGGACCCGCAGCCGTGCCGCCCCCCGGGCCGGTGGGCGCGCCGCTGCCGCCCGGCGGCTACCGCCCGCCGTTCGCCCCGCACGGCCCGTACGCCGGGTCGCCGCCCCCGCGGCCGCCGGTCCGGGCGCCACGACCGCCGAAGCGGCCGAAGGAGCGCTCCCCGCTCGGCGCGATCACGTTCTCGCTGATCTTCCTGGCGCTGGGCGTGGTGGCCATGCTCGACCTGCTCGACGTCTTCCCGGTCGGCGCGGCCGGCTACTTCGCCGCGGTGCTCGCCACCATCGGCCTCGGCCTGCTCGTGGGCACCTGGTTCGGCCGGGCCCGCTGGCTCATCGCCCTCGGCCTGGTGACCGCGGCGGCGCTCGGCGTCGCCACCATCGCCGAGTCCTACGACCGGGTACGCGGCATCGACGGCAACGTCACCTGGGCGCCGACCGACCTGCGCGACCTGGCCAACCGCTACGAGAACAACCTCGGTGACGCCGTGCTCGACCTGCGCGGGATCAACTTCGACAAGCAGGACGTGCAGGTGACAGTCGACGTGAACCTCGGCAACGCGACTGTGGTCGTACCGCCGAACGTCGACGTGACCACAGTGGCCGACGTCAACGCCGGTGACGCCACGGTCTTCGGCCGGCGCAGCGGCGGGCTCGGCGGTCGCCAGTGGGAGACCACCGACGTCGGCGCCGACGGTCCCGGTGGCGGCAAACTGCGTCTCTTCGTCCACGTGAACGCCGGCAAGCTGGAGGTGACCCGATGA
- a CDS encoding ABC transporter ATP-binding protein: MSEQSSPGADGSGRPSGRLLEVDDLRVEFRTRDGVAKVINGVTYHVEAGETLAVLGESGSGKSVTAQTIMGILDTPPGFVTGGQVRFHGKDMLTMSPEQRRRIRGEGIAMIFQDSLSALNPVFTVGFQIAEQFRIRRGMSRSDAKKRAIEMLDQVKIPNAKGRFSNYPHQFSGGMRQRAMIAMSLALDPEVLIADEPTTALDVTVQAQIMDLLGELQRERQMGMILITHDLGVVADVADRIAVMYAGRIVEEADVYDLYRKPAHPYTLGLLNSIPRMDEKGQELRTIKGLPPNLMNIPPGCAFNPRCPMAQPVCREKVPPLLQLGNGRASACHFAEELVNRD; encoded by the coding sequence GTGTCCGAGCAGTCCTCGCCGGGCGCCGACGGATCCGGCCGCCCCTCGGGCCGGCTGCTCGAGGTCGACGACCTTCGGGTGGAGTTCCGTACCCGGGACGGCGTCGCCAAGGTCATCAACGGAGTCACGTACCACGTCGAGGCGGGGGAGACCCTCGCCGTGCTCGGCGAATCGGGCTCCGGCAAGAGCGTCACCGCGCAGACCATCATGGGCATCCTGGACACCCCGCCCGGGTTCGTCACCGGTGGCCAGGTGCGCTTCCACGGCAAGGACATGCTCACCATGTCCCCCGAGCAGCGGCGGCGGATCCGGGGCGAGGGCATCGCCATGATCTTCCAGGACTCGCTCTCGGCCCTCAACCCGGTTTTCACGGTCGGCTTCCAGATCGCCGAGCAGTTCCGCATCCGGCGCGGCATGAGCCGCTCGGACGCCAAGAAGCGCGCGATCGAGATGCTCGACCAGGTGAAGATCCCCAACGCCAAGGGCCGGTTCAGCAACTACCCGCACCAGTTCTCCGGCGGTATGCGGCAGCGCGCCATGATCGCCATGTCGCTGGCGCTGGACCCCGAGGTGCTGATCGCCGACGAACCGACCACCGCCCTGGACGTGACAGTGCAGGCCCAGATCATGGACCTGCTCGGTGAGCTCCAGCGGGAACGGCAGATGGGCATGATCCTGATCACCCACGACCTCGGCGTGGTCGCCGACGTCGCGGACCGGATCGCGGTCATGTACGCCGGCCGGATCGTCGAGGAAGCCGACGTCTACGACCTGTACCGCAAGCCGGCACACCCGTACACGCTCGGCCTGCTCAACTCGATCCCGCGGATGGACGAGAAGGGGCAGGAGCTCCGCACGATCAAGGGCCTCCCGCCGAACCTGATGAACATCCCGCCGGGCTGCGCGTTCAACCCGCGTTGCCCGATGGCGCAGCCGGTGTGCCGGGAGAAGGTCCCGCCGCTGCTGCAACTGGGCAACGGCCGGGCCAGCGCCTGCCACTTCGCCGAGGAACTGGTGAACCGTGACTGA
- a CDS encoding ABC transporter permease codes for MGRYLLRRLLQLVPVFIGTTFLIYWLVWSVPGDPFAGKCGDRGCPPNYRAMMTEKYNLDESIWVQYASYMKNLMQGDFGITFGGREISDIIATSYPNTLKLAVVALAIEAVIGLGAGILTGLRRNGFLDNLVLVSTLFLIALPVFVIGFVLQWLLGVKWGIINPTVSNEMRFSELIVPGFVLGSASMAYIARVARTSIAENRRADYVRTAIAKGLPMRRVVGVHLLRNSLIPVVTLLGTDLGALMGGAIVTEGIFGINGIGRQVLRSIVTKESATVVGIVVVLVLVYLIMNLVVDLLYAALDPRIRYE; via the coding sequence ATGGGCCGTTATCTCTTGAGACGGCTGCTGCAACTCGTCCCGGTGTTCATCGGTACGACGTTCCTGATCTACTGGCTCGTCTGGTCAGTGCCCGGTGACCCCTTCGCCGGCAAGTGCGGCGACCGCGGTTGCCCGCCGAACTACCGCGCCATGATGACCGAGAAGTACAACCTCGACGAGTCGATCTGGGTGCAGTACGCCAGCTACATGAAGAACCTTATGCAGGGTGACTTCGGTATCACGTTCGGCGGTCGCGAGATCAGCGACATCATCGCCACGTCGTACCCGAACACCCTGAAGCTGGCGGTGGTCGCCCTCGCCATCGAGGCCGTGATCGGTCTCGGCGCGGGCATCCTGACCGGCCTGCGGCGCAACGGCTTCCTGGACAACCTGGTCCTGGTCTCCACCCTCTTCCTGATCGCCCTCCCGGTCTTCGTCATCGGCTTCGTGCTGCAGTGGCTGCTCGGTGTTAAGTGGGGCATCATCAACCCGACCGTGTCCAACGAGATGCGGTTCAGTGAACTGATCGTGCCGGGCTTCGTGCTCGGAAGCGCATCGATGGCGTACATCGCCCGCGTGGCGCGTACGAGCATCGCCGAGAACCGGCGTGCCGACTACGTCCGCACCGCGATCGCCAAGGGCCTCCCGATGCGCCGCGTGGTCGGCGTGCACCTGCTGCGCAACTCGCTCATCCCGGTGGTCACCCTGCTCGGCACCGACCTCGGCGCGCTGATGGGTGGCGCGATCGTGACGGAGGGCATCTTCGGCATCAACGGCATCGGCCGGCAGGTGCTCCGCTCGATCGTCACCAAGGAGAGCGCTACCGTTGTCGGCATCGTCGTGGTGTTGGTGCTCGTCTATCTCATCATGAACCTGGTGGTGGACCTGCTCTACGCCGCCCTCGACCCGAGGATCCGCTATGAGTGA
- a CDS encoding PspC domain-containing protein translates to MSSTPAPHVPRLYRATEHRLAAGVAAGIAEHLGIPVLRVRMAFMVLLGLSGLGLLLYAAFWAVVPPRPGDTAVPPRRDLAQLLPFVAIGLGVLLLQVFAFNSVGAAGTAGWLVAIIAVGAGVIWHQSGPERRRQWGDAAVPWLGAVVEETDRRAFVLRFIGGGVLVAVGIIGVAAVYSPAQNFDAVLNGVIFALVGLAGVGVVTGPVLWRTWNQLRSEREGRIREQERAELAAMVHDQVLHTLALIQRNASDVKTVQRLARGQERSLRNWLYKPTASPTERFAAALEQAAAEVEDTFAITVEAVVVGDRETDERVGALVAAAREALVNAARHAGVQTVSLFAEVEPEQVSVFVRDRGKGFDPDTVENHRHGVRGSIIGRMKRHGGRAEIRSEPGEGTEVRLILPISGSGSTAERDR, encoded by the coding sequence ATCAGCAGCACCCCCGCCCCGCACGTCCCGCGCCTCTACCGGGCCACCGAGCACCGGCTGGCCGCAGGGGTGGCCGCGGGCATCGCCGAGCACCTGGGCATCCCGGTGCTGCGGGTGCGGATGGCGTTCATGGTCCTGCTCGGGCTCAGCGGCCTCGGGCTGCTGCTCTACGCCGCTTTCTGGGCGGTGGTGCCACCCCGCCCCGGCGACACCGCCGTCCCACCGCGCCGTGACCTCGCCCAGCTGCTGCCGTTCGTGGCGATCGGGCTGGGCGTACTGCTGTTGCAGGTGTTCGCCTTCAACTCGGTGGGCGCGGCCGGCACCGCCGGCTGGCTGGTAGCGATCATCGCGGTCGGCGCGGGCGTCATCTGGCACCAGTCCGGCCCGGAGCGGCGCCGGCAGTGGGGCGACGCGGCGGTGCCCTGGCTGGGCGCGGTGGTGGAGGAGACCGACCGGCGCGCGTTCGTGCTGCGCTTCATCGGCGGCGGCGTGCTCGTCGCGGTCGGCATCATCGGCGTGGCGGCCGTCTACTCACCGGCGCAGAACTTCGACGCGGTGCTCAACGGCGTGATCTTCGCGCTGGTCGGGCTGGCCGGCGTCGGCGTGGTGACCGGTCCGGTCCTCTGGCGGACCTGGAACCAGCTCCGGTCGGAGCGGGAGGGACGCATCCGCGAGCAGGAGCGGGCCGAGTTGGCCGCCATGGTCCACGACCAGGTGCTGCACACGCTGGCCCTGATCCAGCGCAACGCCAGCGACGTCAAGACGGTGCAGCGGCTGGCCCGTGGCCAGGAGCGCTCGCTGCGCAACTGGCTCTACAAGCCGACCGCCTCGCCGACCGAGCGGTTCGCGGCCGCGCTGGAGCAGGCCGCCGCCGAGGTGGAGGACACGTTCGCCATCACTGTCGAGGCGGTGGTCGTCGGCGACCGGGAGACCGACGAGCGGGTGGGCGCCCTCGTGGCCGCCGCCCGGGAGGCTCTTGTGAACGCGGCCCGGCACGCCGGTGTGCAGACCGTGTCGCTCTTCGCCGAGGTGGAGCCGGAACAGGTGAGCGTCTTCGTCCGGGACCGGGGCAAGGGCTTCGACCCGGATACGGTGGAGAATCACCGGCACGGCGTCCGAGGATCGATCATCGGGCGGATGAAGCGGCACGGCGGCCGGGCGGAGATCCGGTCCGAGCCGGGAGAGGGGACCGAGGTCCGGCTGATCCTGCCGATCAGCGGCTCCGGCTCCACGGCGGAAAGGGACAGGTGA
- a CDS encoding response regulator: protein MSEQEPVEGTAPRGPLRVFLVDDHAMFRAGVRAELGARVEVVGEASSVAEAVTRIAATQPDVVLLDVHMPDGGGRAVLEAMRRTHPQVRFLALSVSDAAEDVIGLIRAGARGYVTKTISPEELTDAIRRVAEGDAVFSPRLAGFVLDAFASRPDAPVADPELDQLTNREREVLRLLARGYAYKEIAKELYISIKTVETHVSNVLRKLQMSNRYELSRWAADRRLV, encoded by the coding sequence ATGTCCGAGCAGGAACCGGTCGAGGGCACGGCGCCGCGAGGGCCGCTGCGGGTCTTCCTCGTCGACGACCACGCGATGTTCCGGGCCGGCGTCCGCGCCGAGCTGGGCGCGCGGGTCGAGGTGGTCGGCGAGGCCAGCTCGGTGGCCGAGGCGGTGACCCGGATCGCGGCCACCCAGCCGGACGTGGTGCTTCTCGACGTGCACATGCCCGACGGCGGTGGCCGTGCCGTGCTGGAGGCGATGCGGCGTACCCACCCGCAGGTGCGGTTCCTCGCGCTGAGCGTCTCCGACGCGGCCGAGGACGTCATCGGGCTGATCCGCGCCGGCGCGCGGGGGTACGTCACCAAGACGATCTCCCCGGAGGAGCTGACCGACGCGATCCGCCGGGTGGCCGAGGGTGACGCCGTTTTCAGCCCTCGGCTGGCCGGGTTCGTGCTGGACGCGTTCGCGTCCCGGCCGGACGCGCCGGTGGCCGACCCCGAGCTGGACCAGCTCACCAACCGGGAGCGCGAGGTGCTCCGGCTGCTCGCCCGCGGCTACGCCTACAAGGAGATCGCCAAGGAGCTGTACATCTCGATCAAGACGGTTGAGACGCACGTCTCCAACGTCCTGCGCAAGCTCCAGATGTCGAACCGGTACGAGCTGTCCCGCTGGGCCGCGGACCGCCGCCTGGTCTGA